One Leucobacter muris DNA segment encodes these proteins:
- a CDS encoding DUF6541 family protein encodes MLSWLGAIPLMLASVVVLYLPGLATGYFLGLRRLWCWAFAPVFSIGAYAVLAIAMPWAGLPWTLGTAAIGAAVFSALIVLIGRLVLRARFSDPEERTTRWGWGGAGSLAFAGAGLLFIGCVGIGDPNAVSQSWDSVFHHGALRYALDTANVSPFHLPSYSNPADTGSYYPGAWHAAVSLVALIGGSDIPLAINSFNMVVVALVWPASIMLLTRQLVRTTPTSSIAVGVLAAAFPAFPLNTLAYGILYPFFLGMAVLPAAVAAALQFVGLIRGERIAPLRLLGALALFGAGTVALSHPSAFTSLLVLCAVIAVVAFVANWRSATVAQRARRGALLILFLLVGYNIFIRFRTSWWWPAQTSLPEAVLQAFTSSILGAGLPLAMAALVVIGIVFAVMRRDRWGLAAALMWIVSAALYIITAGASDQSLRLIVNAWFADVPRLGAQLVVTVIPLAVFAVDSLSGVLTRSRLGRAGSGIITAVCLGSVLLTTGYPAFVPLLRLVHDGQSAAYIDAMPPDERRLLGGRAEEGRVPVNNVLSDDERALIARLPEHVPDGAVIAGSPWTGTSYAYALAGYPVLLSYQKSVPDEDAELILYSFAFEPDSPQVCDALQRTGVRFVLDFGTREVESGRHEYPGIENLDGNPAAELVDQQGEAKLFRITSCGLGG; translated from the coding sequence ATGCTGTCGTGGCTGGGCGCGATTCCGCTGATGCTCGCCAGCGTGGTCGTGCTCTACCTGCCAGGTCTCGCCACCGGCTACTTTCTCGGCCTGCGGCGCCTCTGGTGCTGGGCGTTCGCACCCGTCTTCTCGATCGGCGCCTATGCTGTCCTCGCCATCGCCATGCCGTGGGCGGGACTTCCGTGGACGCTCGGCACCGCCGCGATCGGAGCAGCAGTCTTCAGCGCACTCATCGTGCTCATCGGCCGTCTGGTGCTGCGCGCCCGGTTCTCGGATCCCGAGGAGCGCACGACCCGGTGGGGGTGGGGGGGGGCGGGGTCGCTCGCCTTCGCCGGCGCGGGTCTGCTCTTCATCGGCTGCGTGGGCATCGGAGACCCGAACGCCGTCTCCCAGTCGTGGGACTCCGTCTTCCACCACGGCGCTCTGCGCTACGCCCTCGATACCGCGAACGTATCGCCGTTCCATCTGCCGTCGTACTCGAATCCCGCTGACACCGGCAGCTACTATCCCGGCGCCTGGCACGCGGCGGTCTCGCTCGTCGCCCTCATCGGCGGCTCCGACATCCCCCTGGCGATCAACTCCTTCAACATGGTCGTCGTCGCGCTCGTGTGGCCCGCGAGCATCATGCTGCTCACTCGACAGCTCGTGCGAACGACCCCGACGAGCTCGATCGCCGTCGGCGTTCTCGCGGCGGCCTTCCCGGCTTTCCCGCTCAATACCCTCGCCTACGGCATTCTCTACCCGTTCTTCCTGGGCATGGCGGTGCTGCCCGCGGCCGTCGCCGCCGCCCTGCAATTCGTCGGGTTGATCCGAGGCGAACGCATCGCCCCCCTGCGGCTGCTCGGTGCGCTCGCCCTGTTCGGAGCGGGCACCGTCGCGTTATCGCACCCCTCGGCGTTCACCAGCCTGCTGGTGCTCTGCGCCGTGATCGCCGTGGTCGCCTTCGTCGCGAACTGGCGCAGCGCGACCGTGGCGCAGCGGGCACGGCGCGGCGCCCTGCTGATCCTGTTCCTGCTCGTGGGCTACAACATCTTCATCAGGTTCCGCACGTCGTGGTGGTGGCCCGCCCAGACCTCGCTGCCCGAGGCGGTGCTCCAAGCGTTCACGTCGTCGATCCTCGGGGCCGGTCTGCCACTCGCGATGGCCGCGCTCGTGGTCATCGGCATCGTATTCGCGGTGATGCGCCGCGACCGATGGGGTCTCGCGGCAGCCCTCATGTGGATCGTGTCGGCCGCGCTGTACATCATCACCGCGGGAGCCTCCGACCAGTCGCTCAGGCTCATCGTAAACGCCTGGTTCGCCGACGTGCCCCGCCTGGGCGCACAGTTGGTGGTGACCGTGATCCCGCTCGCGGTCTTCGCGGTCGACAGCCTGAGCGGCGTGCTGACCAGATCGCGACTCGGCCGGGCGGGGTCGGGCATCATCACGGCCGTCTGCCTGGGTTCGGTGCTGCTCACCACCGGCTATCCCGCTTTCGTGCCCCTGCTGCGGCTCGTGCACGACGGCCAATCGGCCGCCTACATCGACGCGATGCCGCCCGACGAGCGACGCCTCCTCGGCGGTCGCGCCGAGGAGGGCCGTGTGCCCGTCAACAACGTGCTCTCCGACGACGAGCGCGCCCTCATCGCCCGCCTCCCGGAGCACGTCCCGGACGGTGCCGTCATCGCCGGCAGTCCCTGGACGGGAACCTCCTACGCGTACGCGCTCGCCGGCTACCCGGTGCTGCTCAGCTATCAGAAGTCGGTTCCCGACGAGGACGCCGAACTCATCCTCTACTCCTTCGCGTTCGAGCCCGACAGCCCTCAGGTCTGCGACGCGCTGCAGCGCACCGGCGTGCGGTTCGTGCTCGACTTCGGCACGCGCGAGGTCGAAAGCGGACGCCATGAGTACCCGGGGATCGAGAACCTCGACGGCAATCCGGCAGCGGAGCTCGTGGATCAGCAGGGCGAGGCGAAGCTCTTCCGGATCACTTCATGCGGGCTCGGCGGCTGA
- a CDS encoding DUF2304 domain-containing protein: protein MTIFQLLLIAAVVIAAALAVKFLPGERSLALKRIFAILFVIVAALAILFPAALTVVANFFGIGRGTDLLLYVFIIMVLIFAVATVRAKARSDARVTELARAVALIEARTREEQR, encoded by the coding sequence ATGACGATCTTCCAGCTCCTGCTCATCGCCGCGGTCGTGATCGCCGCCGCACTCGCAGTCAAGTTCCTCCCCGGCGAGCGATCGCTCGCCCTCAAGCGCATCTTCGCGATCCTGTTCGTGATCGTGGCGGCCCTCGCGATCCTGTTCCCGGCAGCCCTCACCGTCGTCGCCAACTTCTTCGGCATCGGTCGCGGCACCGACCTGCTGCTCTACGTCTTCATCATCATGGTGCTGATCTTCGCGGTCGCCACGGTGCGGGCGAAGGCCCGCAGCGACGCCAGGGTCACCGAGCTCGCGCGCGCGGTGGCTCTCATCGAGGCGCGCACGCGCGAGGAACAGCGTTGA
- a CDS encoding DUF6541 family protein has protein sequence MTAWLAVVPSLLLATALVTLPGLPTAYALRLRGLGLVAGGIAASLAIIAVASLVAPFAGVRWGLLPVLVCAAALAVVALVVRRWLPTPATGRPFSRGRLLVALPVLLAGGIISVEIVRAIQAPENVSQTYDAVFHLNAAAFIMQTGDASPLHMNMAVPHQTIAVYPTLWHSIVAIVAGLTGTSVPLATNAVTVVVAAWVWPVAVLFFSAPFLAGRRSGLLFAGIFAATSSAFPYLLLSWGVLYPNVLANALVPIALGFTHLALRPPLQTDPAPRAALWIGAFGALGATAFAQPNGVYSYAVLVLPLIVAYATRIGRRGLPLRARMYRWSGVLATFAVIAAMWIVVQNTDSEKRYAGGVVTGIVGALSNAPLIPAKAWFVSLFVLAGAALLLLWKRHRWIVLSYGLTVLLYAIAIGLTGPLRDAFTVAWYNDAARLAALLPVAAVPLAAVSAMLLFDALRLGLARLPSPLPSRVRGSWYPLIALLAVAAILVTGARGANIGSQIGWMSGLFSTSPPDKDEPDMLSSDELALLERLDGEVPEGARIAGDPWNGSAYAYAFSGRALLFPHMAAQYDTDAAAIAADLRNMGPSACTYLDRLGIDYVLDFGDPNFATYAAENSQQFAGLRHVSQNPILHEVDREGEAALYRVECG, from the coding sequence TTGACGGCCTGGCTGGCGGTGGTGCCGTCACTGCTGCTCGCCACCGCCCTCGTCACCCTGCCCGGCCTGCCGACGGCCTACGCGCTGCGGCTGCGCGGGCTCGGGCTGGTCGCGGGCGGCATCGCAGCCTCCCTCGCGATCATCGCCGTGGCATCGCTCGTCGCACCCTTCGCGGGGGTGCGCTGGGGCCTTCTGCCCGTGCTCGTGTGCGCCGCGGCGCTCGCGGTCGTCGCGCTCGTCGTGCGGCGCTGGCTACCGACCCCCGCGACCGGTCGCCCGTTCTCGCGGGGTCGGCTGCTCGTGGCGCTGCCCGTGCTGCTCGCGGGCGGCATCATCTCAGTCGAGATCGTGCGCGCCATCCAGGCGCCCGAGAACGTCTCGCAGACCTACGACGCCGTGTTCCATCTGAACGCGGCGGCGTTCATCATGCAGACGGGCGACGCCTCGCCGCTCCACATGAACATGGCGGTGCCGCACCAGACCATCGCCGTCTACCCGACCCTGTGGCACTCGATCGTGGCCATCGTGGCGGGCCTCACCGGCACCTCGGTACCCCTCGCGACCAACGCGGTCACCGTCGTCGTCGCCGCGTGGGTGTGGCCCGTCGCAGTGCTCTTCTTCTCAGCTCCATTCCTCGCGGGCCGCCGATCCGGGCTGCTCTTCGCGGGGATCTTCGCCGCGACCTCCTCGGCGTTCCCCTACCTGCTGCTCTCGTGGGGGGTGCTCTATCCCAACGTGCTCGCCAACGCGCTCGTACCCATCGCGCTCGGCTTCACGCACCTCGCGTTGCGGCCACCGCTGCAGACCGACCCCGCGCCCCGAGCCGCGCTCTGGATCGGCGCGTTCGGAGCACTGGGGGCGACCGCGTTCGCGCAGCCCAACGGCGTCTACAGCTACGCCGTGCTCGTACTGCCGCTGATCGTCGCCTACGCCACCCGCATCGGCCGCCGCGGGCTGCCGCTGCGCGCCCGCATGTACCGGTGGTCGGGAGTGCTCGCCACCTTCGCGGTCATCGCCGCGATGTGGATCGTCGTGCAGAACACCGACAGCGAGAAGCGGTACGCCGGCGGGGTGGTGACCGGGATCGTCGGTGCGCTCTCCAACGCGCCGCTGATCCCGGCGAAGGCGTGGTTCGTCTCGCTCTTCGTGCTCGCCGGTGCCGCGCTGCTGCTGCTCTGGAAGCGCCATCGCTGGATCGTGCTGTCGTACGGTCTCACCGTGCTGCTCTACGCGATCGCCATCGGCCTCACCGGCCCGCTGCGCGACGCCTTCACCGTGGCGTGGTACAACGACGCGGCGCGGCTCGCCGCGCTGCTGCCGGTGGCCGCGGTGCCCCTCGCCGCCGTCTCGGCCATGCTGCTCTTCGACGCGCTGCGGCTCGGCCTGGCCCGGCTCCCCTCACCGCTGCCCTCACGGGTCCGAGGCTCGTGGTACCCGCTGATCGCGCTGCTCGCCGTCGCGGCCATCCTCGTGACGGGCGCACGCGGCGCCAACATCGGCAGCCAGATCGGCTGGATGAGCGGGCTCTTCTCGACGAGTCCCCCCGACAAGGACGAGCCGGACATGCTCTCCTCGGATGAACTCGCGCTGCTCGAGCGCCTCGACGGAGAGGTGCCCGAGGGGGCGCGCATCGCGGGTGACCCGTGGAACGGTTCGGCCTATGCGTACGCCTTCTCCGGCCGCGCACTGCTCTTCCCGCACATGGCGGCTCAGTACGACACCGACGCCGCCGCGATCGCTGCCGACCTGCGCAATATGGGCCCCTCGGCCTGCACCTACCTCGACCGGCTCGGCATCGACTACGTGCTCGACTTCGGCGATCCGAACTTCGCGACCTACGCCGCCGAGAACTCGCAGCAGTTCGCGGGCCTGCGCCACGTGTCGCAGAACCCGATCCTGCACGAGGTCGATCGCGAGGGCGAGGCCGCGCTCTACCGCGTGGAGTGCGGCTGA
- a CDS encoding ABC transporter ATP-binding protein — protein sequence MEQHQPAIVVDHVSKHFSLKHTHSMKEAFIGWTKGKKLRSDFTALNDLSFDVAEGESVALLGYNGSGKSTMLKIMSGVMPPDEGTVMTRGRVAGLIEVGAGFHPDLTGRENVYLNAAILGMKQHEIDAIFEQIVDFAEIREFLDQEVKYYSSGMFMRLAFSVAIHVELDILLVDEILSVGDAPFREKCRLKFQEMIAQNKTMVVVSHDMEMVRELCGRGIVIKRGKKHFDGPIEQAIEYLGSEDYQLAE from the coding sequence ATGGAACAGCATCAGCCGGCGATCGTCGTCGACCACGTCAGCAAGCACTTCTCGCTCAAGCACACGCACTCGATGAAGGAGGCGTTCATCGGGTGGACGAAGGGCAAGAAGCTGCGCTCCGACTTCACGGCCCTCAACGACCTGAGCTTCGATGTGGCCGAGGGGGAGTCGGTCGCGCTGCTCGGCTACAACGGCTCGGGCAAGTCGACGATGCTCAAGATCATGTCGGGCGTCATGCCCCCCGACGAGGGCACGGTGATGACGCGCGGCCGGGTCGCGGGACTCATCGAGGTGGGCGCCGGATTCCACCCCGACCTCACCGGGCGCGAGAACGTGTACCTCAACGCCGCGATCCTCGGCATGAAGCAGCATGAGATCGACGCGATCTTCGAGCAGATCGTCGACTTCGCCGAGATCCGCGAGTTCCTCGACCAGGAGGTGAAGTACTACTCGTCCGGCATGTTCATGCGCCTCGCCTTCTCGGTGGCGATCCACGTGGAGTTGGACATCCTGCTGGTCGACGAGATCCTCTCGGTCGGCGACGCGCCGTTCCGCGAGAAGTGCCGCCTCAAGTTCCAGGAGATGATCGCGCAGAACAAGACCATGGTGGTGGTGAGCCACGACATGGAGATGGTGCGGGAGCTCTGCGGTCGCGGCATCGTGATCAAGCGGGGCAAGAAGCACTTCGACGGCCCGATCGAGCAGGCGATCGAGTACCTCGGCTCCGAGGACTACCAGCTGGCCGAGTAA
- a CDS encoding ABC transporter permease: MALSAAEGAGTNQSGFNTPGQGRGLLEVFRWRYLLRLLVRKETSTRYRNSVLGWVWSYVRPAAQFIIFYLVMGVFLQMARGIENFAMYLFSGIIVINFFSEGFSNATRSLVDNAHLVRKIYMPRELFPVAAVIVSFVHFLPQAAVLLVVALIFGWLPLPMYLGAAILGILIVGLAATGLGLFFGSLNVAFRDAQNFVELILMVAVWASPVLYSWQMVASQVPEWLMLIYQINPLTAGVELFHLAFWDPVTAGAHSLPDNFWTTVWIATAITVAGVLIGQWVFRKIEPRFAQDL; encoded by the coding sequence GTGGCACTGAGCGCGGCAGAGGGGGCCGGAACGAACCAGAGCGGGTTCAACACCCCCGGACAGGGGCGCGGCCTGCTCGAGGTGTTCCGCTGGCGATACCTGCTGCGCCTGCTGGTGCGCAAGGAGACGTCGACCCGGTACCGCAACTCGGTGCTCGGGTGGGTGTGGTCCTATGTGCGCCCCGCGGCGCAGTTCATCATCTTCTACCTCGTCATGGGCGTGTTCCTGCAGATGGCGCGCGGCATCGAGAACTTCGCGATGTATCTCTTCTCGGGCATCATCGTGATCAACTTCTTCAGCGAGGGCTTCTCCAACGCCACGCGCTCCCTCGTCGACAACGCCCACCTCGTGCGCAAGATCTACATGCCCCGCGAGCTGTTCCCCGTCGCGGCGGTGATCGTGTCGTTCGTGCACTTCCTGCCACAGGCCGCCGTGCTGCTCGTGGTCGCCCTCATCTTCGGCTGGTTGCCGCTGCCGATGTACCTCGGCGCCGCGATCCTCGGCATCCTCATCGTCGGCCTCGCCGCCACGGGCCTCGGCCTCTTCTTCGGCTCTCTCAACGTGGCGTTCCGCGACGCGCAGAACTTCGTCGAGCTGATCCTGATGGTCGCGGTCTGGGCCTCGCCCGTGCTCTACTCCTGGCAGATGGTCGCATCGCAGGTGCCCGAGTGGCTGATGTTGATCTATCAGATCAACCCGCTGACGGCGGGTGTGGAGCTCTTCCACCTCGCCTTCTGGGATCCGGTGACGGCGGGCGCCCACTCCCTGCCCGACAACTTCTGGACGACCGTGTGGATCGCCACCGCCATCACGGTGGCCGGCGTGCTGATCGGCCAGTGGGTGTTTCGTAAGATCGAGCCGCGCTTCGCGCAGGATCTGTGA
- a CDS encoding glycosyltransferase family 2 protein, which produces MNPAPSGAPRTANDDAWVVIPLYNEAQVIGGVVRDLRSVFPNVVCIDDGSRDGSGAIAEAAGASLVTHPINLGQGAALQTGFEYALERGARFVVTFDADGQHRVEDAEVMLERARAEDLAIVFGSRFLDDRTDPGVLKKIVLKTAVWVTNLTTRTRLTDAHNGLRVIREDALRRIKLRQDRMAHGTEIVVQLGRTGLPYAEQPVEVIYSDYSKAKGQSLLNSVNILIDLIIR; this is translated from the coding sequence ATGAACCCTGCCCCCTCAGGCGCCCCGCGCACCGCCAACGACGATGCGTGGGTCGTCATCCCGCTCTACAACGAGGCACAGGTCATCGGAGGGGTGGTTCGGGATCTCCGATCGGTATTCCCGAACGTGGTGTGCATCGACGACGGCTCGCGCGACGGCTCGGGGGCGATCGCCGAGGCGGCAGGAGCGAGCCTGGTGACGCACCCCATCAACCTGGGGCAGGGCGCCGCGCTGCAGACCGGCTTCGAGTACGCGCTCGAGCGCGGCGCACGCTTCGTCGTCACCTTCGACGCCGACGGACAGCATCGGGTGGAAGACGCGGAGGTGATGCTGGAGCGCGCGCGGGCCGAGGATCTCGCCATCGTGTTCGGATCCCGGTTCCTCGACGACCGCACCGACCCGGGTGTGCTCAAGAAGATCGTGCTGAAGACCGCAGTCTGGGTGACCAACCTCACCACGCGCACACGCCTGACCGACGCGCACAACGGGCTGCGCGTGATCCGCGAGGATGCGCTGCGCCGCATCAAGCTGCGTCAGGACCGCATGGCGCACGGCACCGAGATCGTGGTGCAGCTCGGCCGCACGGGCCTGCCCTACGCCGAGCAGCCGGTCGAGGTCATCTACAGCGACTACTCGAAGGCGAAGGGCCAGTCGCTGCTCAACTCGGTCAACATCCTCATCGACCTGATCATCCGTTAG
- a CDS encoding acyl-ACP--UDP-N-acetylglucosamine O-acyltransferase family protein, with the protein MSQTLISPLAYVGEGVELGSNVSIGPGAVILGPATIEDGAWIGPGAQIGAPPEMSNLRQNTAWTGDLEHAGVRIGGGAVIRENAVIHQGSYRETTVGASSWILARAYIAHDVLIGEGTTVSAGVSIGGHCLIAPRVNIGMNASIHQRRIIGAGAMVGMGTPIARDVPPYAKAFGSPARLRGVNTIGMQRFGIDEAEVALLQQRYADGDLLLDEALELGEGSPLAADLEWWSTQHDLKPLQIEPEGR; encoded by the coding sequence ATGAGCCAAACGCTGATCAGCCCGCTCGCCTACGTCGGCGAGGGCGTCGAACTCGGTTCGAACGTGTCGATCGGCCCGGGCGCCGTCATCCTCGGCCCCGCGACGATCGAGGACGGGGCCTGGATCGGCCCGGGCGCCCAGATCGGCGCTCCCCCCGAGATGTCGAACCTGCGGCAGAACACCGCCTGGACCGGCGACCTCGAGCACGCCGGAGTGCGCATCGGCGGCGGAGCCGTGATCCGCGAGAACGCGGTGATCCACCAGGGCAGCTATCGCGAGACCACCGTGGGTGCGAGCAGTTGGATCCTGGCTCGGGCCTACATCGCCCACGACGTGCTGATCGGCGAGGGCACGACCGTCTCGGCCGGGGTCAGCATCGGAGGCCACTGCCTCATCGCCCCGCGCGTCAACATCGGCATGAACGCGTCGATCCACCAGCGCCGCATCATCGGCGCAGGCGCCATGGTGGGCATGGGCACGCCCATCGCGCGCGACGTGCCGCCCTACGCGAAGGCCTTCGGCTCCCCCGCGCGGCTGCGCGGCGTCAACACGATCGGCATGCAGCGCTTCGGCATCGACGAGGCCGAGGTCGCTCTGCTGCAGCAGCGATACGCGGACGGGGATCTCCTGCTCGACGAGGCACTCGAACTCGGCGAGGGATCCCCCCTCGCCGCCGACCTCGAGTGGTGGAGCACGCAGCACGACCTCAAGCCGCTGCAGATCGAACCCGAGGGCCGTTAG